In Silene latifolia isolate original U9 population chromosome 3, ASM4854445v1, whole genome shotgun sequence, a single window of DNA contains:
- the LOC141648982 gene encoding uncharacterized protein LOC141648982, which translates to MKDKDWEEYEPGQGARWAWKKICWVKNLINPFLFSGGCADYSIKLGYSWLVDEGLDKAWHPWIANKFMIPRHGFILWLVAHKRLLTRDRLMRMGVTQTNICFLCGTDAESVEHLFFQCDFSKRCKALLSEWLQMDIPEQQVLDWWIKYRNRSLIVKKIVVAAVITLIYGIWRCRNQAGWRDMFLPL; encoded by the coding sequence ATGAAGGATAAAGATTGGGAGGAGTATGAACCTGGACAAGGGGCTAGATGGGCATGGAAGAAGATTTGTTGGGTTAAAAATTTGATCAACCCTTTCCTGTTCAGTGGTGGCTGTGCTGATTATAGCATTAAGTTGGGTTATTCATGGCTTGTGGATGAGGGACTTGACAAAGCATGGCACCCCTGGATTGCTAACAAGTTTATGATACCCAGACATGGTTTCATTTTGTGGTTAGTTGCCCATAAGAGGTTGCTGACTCGGGACAGACTCATGAGAATGGGTGTGACACAAACCAATATATGCTTCCTCTGTGGAACGGATGCTGAATCTGTGGAACATTTATTCTTTCAGTGTGATTTCAGCAAAAGGTGTAAGGCTCTGCTATCTGAATGGCTGCAAATGGACATTCCTGAGCAGCAGGTTCTAGACTGGTGGATTAAATACAGGAATAGATCTTTAATAGTGAAGAAGATTGTGGTTGCTGCTGTGATAACTCTGATTTATGGCATTTGGAGGTGCAGGAATCAAGCAGGATGGAGGGATATGTTCTTACCCCTGTGA